GGGGTCCGGGGAATTTTGCTCTCCACGCCCCATCCGTTGACCCCACCGGCTTGGACTTCCCTGATGACGGGACGGACTCCGGGGAGCCACGGGGTGTTCGACTTCGTGCGGGTCGAGCAGGACACCGATCATCCACAGTACACCCTCCTCACCTCGGAGGATGTCCGTTGCGAAACCGTCTGGTCGATGGCGAGCCGGGAAGGGTGTCGCGTCACCACATTGAATTTTCCGTGCATGTTCCCGCCTCAACCGATCAACGGGTTCGTCATCCCGGGCTTCGTGCCGTGGCGCTATCTTTCCCGGGCCGTATATCCCAAGGAGTTATACGGCCGGCTCAAGGCCCGTCCGGAGTTCAACGCCAAGGAGCTGGCGCTCGACTGGGACGTGGAGCGCAAGGCCCTCCAGGGCCTGGGGAAGGAGGAGTTCGAACCCTGGATCCAATTTCATATCACCCGCGAACAACAGTGGTTCGAGATCGTTCGAATGCTCATGAAGGAGGAGCCCTGCCGCCTCACCGCGATCCTCTTCGACGGCGTGGATAAATTGCAGCACCTCTGCTATTATCTGCTGGACCCGAAGTTCACGCCTCAAAATCCCACCGCCTGGGAGCAAAAGGTAAGGGAGCACTGCCTCGATTATTTCCGCCAATTGGACGGCTTCCTGGCCGAGATCATCCAGATGGCCGGCCCCGAGGCCCGTGTCTTCATGGCCTCGGATCACGGGTTTACGGACGCAGGTGGAAAAATCTTCTACACCAACGTCTGGCTTGAACAACAGGGATACTTGAAATGGGCGGATGGGGTCGCCCTGGACAAAGACGGGCGTCTCACGCTGGAAGGCCACACCGGATCCGATACGATGTACGACTGGGGCTGGGATTCGACGCCCGCCGCCCCCCGCACGACCGCCTTCGCGCTCACCGCGAGCAGCAACGGAATTTTCATCCGCCGGGCCAGCAAGCCCGGCATGCCGGGGGTCCCGGCGGAAGAGTATCATTCCTTCCGTCGGCAACTGATCGACCGGCTGCTCGCGTTTCGGGACCCTGAAACGGGTCAGCCGGTGGTGGAGCGCGTTCTGACCCGCGAGGAGGCCTTCCCGGGCGAGCGGACCGCCGGAGCGCCGGATCTCACCCTGGCCCTGCGGGACCGGAGCTTTCTGTCGGTGCTCCGGGCCGACGAGCCGTTGAAGCGGCGGATGCTCCCCTACGGCACGCATCATCCACACGGGGTCTTCATGGGGCGCGGTCCGGGCATCCGGGCGGGTGGGGAAGTGTCGGAGTTCCCGATCATCAATATCGCGCCCACACTCCTTTACAGCCTGGGACTGGCCGTACCAAGCGATCTGGAGGGAAAACCCGCCCTCGACGCGTTCGAGTCGGAATTCTTGAAGGTCCGTCCGCTCCGCACCGGGCCGCCCACCGTTTCGGCGGGATCGTCGGGAGCCGGGCCGGAAAAGGCTTCCATGGATGAGGGTCAAAAATCGCAAGTCATGGAACAGTTGAAGGCGTTGGGATACTTGGAGTAGTCTTAAAGGTTCGAGCGATGCCGATCACGGAAATCAACAGGCTGCCGGTTCATTATCAAGCTGCGGGACAAGGTCCGACCCTTGTTTTAATCCATGGACTGTTCTCGAACCTTGCGTTCTGGTACATGAGCGTGGTGCCGATACTCGCACGCCGCTATCGGGTCGTGGTGTACGATCTGCGTGGACACGGCTACAGCGGCAGTCCGCCTTCCGGTTACACCACTCACGATATGGCGGACGACCTGCATCACCTTCTGGAACATCTGGGCGACGAGCGGGTGCACCTTATCGGACACAGCTTTGGAGGCGGGGTCGCGTTGCATTACACCGTGCTTCATCCCGAACGCGTCCGGTCGCTTACGCTCGCGGATGCCCGGGTCCCGGCCTTGCAACCTCCCCTGCAACCCCGCGGCACGGCCCACTGGAAACGTCTCAACACGCGGCTTCGCCGGGCGGGGATCGAGCTGCCGGAGAACCTGCCGCGGGTCGCCTACAGCCTGTTCGAGGACCTGGCCCATCTGCGGCGATCTCCGTCGGTTACGGAACAGGGCCATGGCGATCGGATGGGGGGGTTTTTGGGAGCGCGGACGGGAAACTCGCGGGCCATGCAGCGTTGGTCCCAGTTGATGCGAACCACCACGGCCCACCGGGACCTCGAGGACCCGGCCGGACTGACGGTGGAGCAGATTCGAGGGGTCAAACAGCCGACCCTTGCGATCTTCGGGCGGCGCTCCAGCTGCCTGCCGACGCTTCGCGGGTTGAAACAGTGCATTCCCCATTGCCGGTCGATTCTGATTTCGAACGCGGGACATTTTCATCCGGTTCTCAAGCCGGAAGGTTTTGTAAAACATGTGGAGGAGTTCATTGGGAGAGTCGAAATTGAACAGCAACAAACGGTCATCAGCGGGTCTGGATAGAACGGACTTCATGCGAATCGTCGTGAACGGCTTCGGGGATCCGCAGAATTCGTACGTCCATTCGATGGCCTGGTATAAGGACCATGTTTATATGGGGACCTCCCGGCATATTTTGGCACTGCTCAAGTTGTTTCCGCCGCCGGACGGCGCCTCGATGGACCCGTGGCCGGTAAACGTGCCGGATCGCGTCGAGGATCTCGATCTTCGGGCCCAGATCTGGAGGTGGGATCCGGCCAGCGGCGGGTTTGAACACCTGCACACTTCACCGGACATCATCGGGCGGAACGGAAAAGAAGTTCCGCGGGACCTCGGCTACCGCGGCATGGTGGTGTTTCAAGGGCGTTCCGATCCGGAGCCCGCCCTCTATGTCAGCACGGTATCTTCGGTCTCCCGGGGCACCGGGGCCCGCGTCCTGCGCTCGTCGGAGGGCTTGAAATTCGATCCGGTCTCCGAACCGGGTTTGGGAAACCCGAACATTTCCACGTTTCGATCGCTGGTGGCCTTCGACGGCCATTTGTACGCCGCGCCCGCCGGGGAAGGCAAGACCTGGAACACGACAAAGGCTCCAAAAATCTTTCGCTGCGCAGACCCGCTCCATAAGGAATGGGAGCTGGCCTGCGAGCCCGGCTTCGGCGATCCGAACAACACCGGGATCTTTGAGCTGGCGGTCTTCGACGACCATCTCTATGCCGGGACCTTTAATCATATCGAGGGTTATCAGGTCTGGAAAACGCCGGCGACGGGCGATGCCCCCTGCCGTTGGACGAAAGCCCTCGGGCACGGCGCCTATCGGGGGAGCCTCAACGAGATGGCCATGAGCCTTTGCGCCTTCAAAGACGCCATTTATGTCGGTAGTGGGATACAAAACGGCGGGTATGACCGTTGGAACATTATCGGCCCGGCGGCCGGCGAAGTGGTCCGGATCTATCCGGACAACTCCTGGGACCTGGTCGTCGGCACCCCCCGTCAAACACCGGAAGGCATGCGGTATCCCCTCTCCGGAATGGGACCGGGTTTTGACAACGTCTTCGCCGGTTATAAATGGCGGATGGGCGTCCACGACGGATGGATCTATCTCTCCACCTTCGATTGGAGCGTGTTCCTGCCGTATGCCACACGGGTCGAGGGGCTGTACAAAGACCTGATGCGCGGGTTCGGCGCGGATCACCTCATCCGCATGGGGGGTGGGTTCGAGCTTTGGCGGAGCGAAGACGGGATCCAGTGGGTCCCCGTCACCCGAAACGGGATGGGCAATCCCTACAATTACGGCGCAAGGACCTTTCTGTCCAGTCCGTATGGATTTCTGCTGGGGACCGCGAACCCGTTTGGTCCGGAGGTGGCGGTCAAGACGGCGACCGGGTGGAAATATATCCCGAATCCGGACGGGGGCGCTGAGGTGTGGCTGGGCCGAAAACGCCGTCGGCCATCCGAAGAATTGGTTTCCGAACCCGCCGCATCAACGGGGGTAAAGGGGTAAAGTTATGGCGAATCGTGAAACGATGAAGGCTAAAAACCAATCACGCAGTGATCAGAAGCCCTCTGCCCCGAGCAAGGCTTCGGATCGACCTTCGATGTCCGGCGGAGGGAGCGGGGATAATCCTCGCGTGCTTTTAACCGGCGCCACCGGCTTTATCGGTTCTCATGTCCTGGATCGGGTTCTGATGCAGGAGGGCCGGGTCCGTGTGTTGGCCTTGCCGGAAACGATCAAGGATCTTCGACAACCGGACCGGGTCGAGGTGGTGGCCGGAAGCGTGACGGATGAGGCGCTTCTGACCGAGGCGGTTCGGGGCGTGGAGATGGTTTACCATATGGCCGCTCTTCTGCCCGGAAGTTCGCACGTCGACCTGATGAAGATCAACGTACACGGGACGGAAAACCTCCTTCGGGCCTGCGGCCGGGCAGGCGGGATACGCCGCTTTGTCTTTACGAGTTCCGTTGCGGTATACGGCGGGGCCTTTTCTCCGAACGAATGGCCGATCAACGAGGACACCCCGACCAACCCGAGGGGAACCGAAGATTTGCGTAATTACGGCCGGTCCAAGGTGGCGGCCGAAAGCCTGGTGCGGCGGTATGCGAAGGACTTGGGGTTTGAGCCCGTGATACTCCGCCCCTCCACCTGCTACGGGGTGGGGAGTCCTTCCGCTGAGGCGATGGTCCAGCGTGCCCTGACCGATCCAAGGGCGGGAAGCGGTCCCGGTTCCCAGGTCACCATGCAGCTCATCCATGTCCGTGACCTGGCGGAGGGGATTGTGCGGGCGGGAACCTTACCCGAAGCGGCCCACGAAGCCTTTAACCTGGCCGGGATCGAGGTGGCCACGTATCGGGATGTCGTGTCCCTGATCCGGAGGCTCGGAGGCCGTACGGAATGGGTTTCGCCGTGGCCGGACCCGTCTCAGGTCTGGCGACGGTATGTTCTCATCTACGAAATGACGAAGGCCGAACGACTCCTCGGCTTCGTCCCGGGGACGGCCATGCAGGAAGGTTTTGCAGAAATGGCGGCCGCGTTCGACACACACGGTTCGACCGTGACGGCCGCCGATCAACCCATGATGCCACTGTACTGAAAAGGTGTTGCAATGCCGGTTGCGGATCCTTTAATAATCTTGGCGCCTCATCGCTCCTATACCAGCGTGGTCTCCGCCATGCTTGGGCAGCATCCTCAAATGTACGGCTTGCCTGAGATGAATCTATTTGTCGCCGAAAACATGTCCGAATGGTGGGCGATGTTCCGGCAAGGCACCGCGATCGGCGTTCACGGGCCGCTTCGGGTCGTCGCGGAAATTTACGGCCAGGAGCAGACGGAGCAGACCATCCGGGAGGCCTGGAACTGGCTGAGACAGAGACTCAACCGTGACACCGGTTCGATCTTCCGGGAGATCGCGGAGCAGGTCGATCCTCTGGCCGTGGTGGAAAAAAGCCCGACCACCGTTTACCGTGTCGAGTACATGGAACGGGCCCGCCGCGTCTTTCCACGCGCAAAATTTCTTCATCTGCTGCGCCATCCGTTGGGACACGGGCAATCGGTCCTGAAGGCATTCGAGGAGTTCGATCAATTCGGCGCGTTGCCGCGAGGGCTTGGGAATTCGGAGGGAGCACGGCCCGTCAGGCCTAGACCCGGAATCGGAGGGGCACCCTCGTCGAGCCGGTCGGACGACGGGCTATATGACTATAGCACCGATCCGCCGACCCTTGATCCGCAGATGCGCTGGTACAAGCTTCAAACAAATATACGTCATTTCTTGTCCGCGCTCCCTCCCTGGCAGTGGATGCAGATTCGCGGGGAGGACCTGATGGCCGACCCGGATCTCCATCTTCGGGACATCGCAAGCTGGCTGGGATTTAGAACGGACCCGGAAGCGATCGAGCAAATGAAGCATCCGGAACGGTCGCCGTACGCGTGCTTCGGGCCGCCCAACGCCCATCTGGGAAATGACCCGAATTTTCTTCAGAAACCCGCCCTGAGGGCCGGAAAGTCGGCGACGCTGAGTCTCGACGCTCCGGTCCCATGGCGCAAGGACGGAATGAAATTCAGACCGGAGGTTCAGGCGTTGGCCCGACAATTCGGATATGTGTGACGGAACGGGCCGGTTCGATGAGTTTAAACCCTTAAGCAGAAGGAGTGTCCATTGAAAGTTCTACTGACAGGAGCAACCGGTTTCATCGGTTGGGAAGTACTCAAGCGGCTGTTGGCACAGGGCGACCAGGTCCGGGTGCTCGTGCGGCCGGAAACGCTCGCACAATCAGACCACGGCCGGGAACTTCAGAAAATGGAAGGGGTCGAGGTCATTCCGGGGGCCCTGACCGATGTAAAGGTCCTGACCGATGCCGTTGAAGGGACGGAAATCGTTTACCATCTCGCCTGGCAGTCGAAACGCGGCATCGCCAAAGGTCGATCGGGGGACGGCGAGGACATCGCTCGGATCAATATCGAAACCACCTCGAATCTACTCAAGGCCTGCGCGGAGCATCGTATACGTCGCTTTATTTACACCAGTACGGTGGCGGTCTACGGGTCTTCATCCGACATGAACAAATGGCCGGTCAACGAGGAAGCGCCGTTGGAGGGTTCTTATGGCGGCGAATATTCTTTGAACTATATCGAACCCAAGCGCACCATCGAGAACATGATACGTCAGACGGCCAAGGAGTCGGGATTCGAATACGTCATCCTCCGCCCCTCCATCGTGTACGGCGCAGGGTCTCCCATGTCCGACCGAATGGTCCAGCAGGCCATGCAGGGTCCGAATCGCCGCGCGGGCCAGGGCAATCAGGTGGGTCTCCAGATGGTGCATGTCCGGGACGCAGCCGAGTCGGTTATCCTGGCTGGAAAGCGTCCGGAGGCGGTCGGGCGGGAGTTCAACATTGCCGGGCCGGAGGTTGCGTCTGTTGACGAAATGAACCGGATGCTCCGGGCGGCAATGTTTCGAATCAATCGCGGGATGCCGCTGCCGGGCCGCTTCCTGGGACAGTTGAAGGGGTATCAACGATACGACACCACAAAGGCCGAGATGATTCTTGGTTTTAAGTCTCAAATCACGCTCCCGGAAGGTTTGGCGGAGATGATGGCCGGGGGGATGGGTGTCCCATATACTCCATCGGCGATAGGAAGGTCCGCCGCCAGGATCGCACAGGCGTACGACTTCCGGTTGGACTTCAACCTGCTGAATGGTTTTTATGATAACAGCGATTTCTGGGACTTCGGCTACTGGGACGCCGGAACGAAGAACCAACGGGAAGCCTGCGAGAATCTGGTGGAAAAACTGCTGGCGTACATTCCCGAGAAAAAAGGGAATATCCTGGATGTGGCCTGCGGCAAGGGAGCCTCGACACGCCTGTTGCTCAACTACTACAAGCCGGAGAACATCATCGGGATCAATATCTCCGAGAAACAACTCGAGATCTGCCGGAGAAACGCGCCCGGCGTGGATTTCCGGCTGATGAACGCGGTGAATCTGGAATTTCCAAATGAGCATTTCGACAACGTCCTTTGCGTCGAAGCCGCCGGACACTTTGACACTCGTGATATGTTTCTCCGGGAGGCCCACCGCGTTCTCAAACCGGGGGGTAAACTGGTCCTATGCGATGCAATCTTCACCCCGCGGGCACAGACCCCGCAGGAACGAACTCAGCAGGAGGTCAATTACGTCCGCAACGCGGAGGAGTTCGGTGAGGCATTGAAGCAGGCGGGTTTCAGGGATGTCATCGCGGTGGACACGACCCGGGAGAGCTGGGGCGGGTTCTCCGAACACCTCCGGGCCTATCTGGACGAGGGAAAGCAGAACGGCACTTTGGACGACCGAAACCATGCGGCGGTCTCATCCTGGCTGAATCGTCTTGAAACCTACTTCGAGTTTTATGTGGTCGCTTCCGGAACCAAAAAATAAGGCGATCCGGCGTCGCGCCGCCGTTTGTTTCAGGAAAACGTTCGGACGCAACGGGATCAAAGGAGGGTTGTAATGCATGGAATGAAAACGGTGATCATGGCCGGAGCTCTGTTGTTATTAATGGGCGATTTCTCGTCCTGCTCTAGGACGATTGGCGTCGGTGATGGGGTCCAAGCGGCCGAGACTGTACCGGTGGGGGTATCGATCCGAACACTGACCGTACAGGGAAAGCAACGTTACTACCGGCTTTACATCCCGAAGAGTATGAATCGGACGAAACCGGCTCCCGCGATCCTGGCCTTTCACGGGGGCAGTTCGACTCCGGAGCAGTTCGCCAAGGTGACCCGATTGGATGAGCTGGGAGGAAATCAGGACGGCTTTGTGATCGCCTATCCCGCCGGCTATGAGCACTTTTGGCATGCTGGAGATGATTGCTGCGGCCCTCCCTATAAAGAGAACCTCGACGACGTGGCCTTTGTCCGGGCTGTCCTTGACGATTTGGCGGCCGTCGTGAACATCGATAACCGGCGCATTTTCGCTACCGGATTTTCGAACGGCGGAAACATGACCTATCGCCTGGCGTGCGAACTGTCTGATCGGATTGCGGCCGTAGCGATCAACGCCAGTTCTTTGAGTTTGAAAAATTGCAGTCCCAAACGCCCGGT
This genomic interval from Nitrospiria bacterium contains the following:
- a CDS encoding alkaline phosphatase family protein — encoded protein: MTEKQFHPTVLIGLDGATFSVLDPLMKAGVMPFLREFVSRGVRGILLSTPHPLTPPAWTSLMTGRTPGSHGVFDFVRVEQDTDHPQYTLLTSEDVRCETVWSMASREGCRVTTLNFPCMFPPQPINGFVIPGFVPWRYLSRAVYPKELYGRLKARPEFNAKELALDWDVERKALQGLGKEEFEPWIQFHITREQQWFEIVRMLMKEEPCRLTAILFDGVDKLQHLCYYLLDPKFTPQNPTAWEQKVREHCLDYFRQLDGFLAEIIQMAGPEARVFMASDHGFTDAGGKIFYTNVWLEQQGYLKWADGVALDKDGRLTLEGHTGSDTMYDWGWDSTPAAPRTTAFALTASSNGIFIRRASKPGMPGVPAEEYHSFRRQLIDRLLAFRDPETGQPVVERVLTREEAFPGERTAGAPDLTLALRDRSFLSVLRADEPLKRRMLPYGTHHPHGVFMGRGPGIRAGGEVSEFPIINIAPTLLYSLGLAVPSDLEGKPALDAFESEFLKVRPLRTGPPTVSAGSSGAGPEKASMDEGQKSQVMEQLKALGYLE
- a CDS encoding alpha/beta hydrolase encodes the protein MPITEINRLPVHYQAAGQGPTLVLIHGLFSNLAFWYMSVVPILARRYRVVVYDLRGHGYSGSPPSGYTTHDMADDLHHLLEHLGDERVHLIGHSFGGGVALHYTVLHPERVRSLTLADARVPALQPPLQPRGTAHWKRLNTRLRRAGIELPENLPRVAYSLFEDLAHLRRSPSVTEQGHGDRMGGFLGARTGNSRAMQRWSQLMRTTTAHRDLEDPAGLTVEQIRGVKQPTLAIFGRRSSCLPTLRGLKQCIPHCRSILISNAGHFHPVLKPEGFVKHVEEFIGRVEIEQQQTVISGSG
- a CDS encoding NAD(P)-dependent oxidoreductase gives rise to the protein MSGGGSGDNPRVLLTGATGFIGSHVLDRVLMQEGRVRVLALPETIKDLRQPDRVEVVAGSVTDEALLTEAVRGVEMVYHMAALLPGSSHVDLMKINVHGTENLLRACGRAGGIRRFVFTSSVAVYGGAFSPNEWPINEDTPTNPRGTEDLRNYGRSKVAAESLVRRYAKDLGFEPVILRPSTCYGVGSPSAEAMVQRALTDPRAGSGPGSQVTMQLIHVRDLAEGIVRAGTLPEAAHEAFNLAGIEVATYRDVVSLIRRLGGRTEWVSPWPDPSQVWRRYVLIYEMTKAERLLGFVPGTAMQEGFAEMAAAFDTHGSTVTAADQPMMPLY
- a CDS encoding sulfotransferase, which codes for MAPHRSYTSVVSAMLGQHPQMYGLPEMNLFVAENMSEWWAMFRQGTAIGVHGPLRVVAEIYGQEQTEQTIREAWNWLRQRLNRDTGSIFREIAEQVDPLAVVEKSPTTVYRVEYMERARRVFPRAKFLHLLRHPLGHGQSVLKAFEEFDQFGALPRGLGNSEGARPVRPRPGIGGAPSSSRSDDGLYDYSTDPPTLDPQMRWYKLQTNIRHFLSALPPWQWMQIRGEDLMADPDLHLRDIASWLGFRTDPEAIEQMKHPERSPYACFGPPNAHLGNDPNFLQKPALRAGKSATLSLDAPVPWRKDGMKFRPEVQALARQFGYV
- a CDS encoding NAD-dependent epimerase/dehydratase family protein, with amino-acid sequence MKVLLTGATGFIGWEVLKRLLAQGDQVRVLVRPETLAQSDHGRELQKMEGVEVIPGALTDVKVLTDAVEGTEIVYHLAWQSKRGIAKGRSGDGEDIARINIETTSNLLKACAEHRIRRFIYTSTVAVYGSSSDMNKWPVNEEAPLEGSYGGEYSLNYIEPKRTIENMIRQTAKESGFEYVILRPSIVYGAGSPMSDRMVQQAMQGPNRRAGQGNQVGLQMVHVRDAAESVILAGKRPEAVGREFNIAGPEVASVDEMNRMLRAAMFRINRGMPLPGRFLGQLKGYQRYDTTKAEMILGFKSQITLPEGLAEMMAGGMGVPYTPSAIGRSAARIAQAYDFRLDFNLLNGFYDNSDFWDFGYWDAGTKNQREACENLVEKLLAYIPEKKGNILDVACGKGASTRLLLNYYKPENIIGINISEKQLEICRRNAPGVDFRLMNAVNLEFPNEHFDNVLCVEAAGHFDTRDMFLREAHRVLKPGGKLVLCDAIFTPRAQTPQERTQQEVNYVRNAEEFGEALKQAGFRDVIAVDTTRESWGGFSEHLRAYLDEGKQNGTLDDRNHAAVSSWLNRLETYFEFYVVASGTKK
- a CDS encoding PHB depolymerase family esterase; its protein translation is MHGMKTVIMAGALLLLMGDFSSCSRTIGVGDGVQAAETVPVGVSIRTLTVQGKQRYYRLYIPKSMNRTKPAPAILAFHGGSSTPEQFAKVTRLDELGGNQDGFVIAYPAGYEHFWHAGDDCCGPPYKENLDDVAFVRAVLDDLAAVVNIDNRRIFATGFSNGGNMTYRLACELSDRIAAVAINASSLSLKNCSPKRPVPILHFHGTSDTFHPYSGGKGVTQYDYYKLGAPETIDHWVKWDGCTNDTSVTYKKGAASCETHPHCSQGSEVTFCTIEGMGHQWPGFIIRFPPRLARALGPGNMDLSATDMLLTFFQKHPMPEKP